Genomic DNA from Roseburia intestinalis L1-82:
TCCAGGCCACCATAGCGGATTAATCCCTTCCTCATTACCACTGCCTTCAACTATTGTTCCTTCCTGATCTCCTGCAATATTCACCGTCATTCCACCATCATTGGTTTCAGAATATTCAGGAATACTACTCTCCTTTTCTGCTGCTGACACCATTGTTCCCATACCCATTAACATAGTCAATGCTAATGCAAATGCAATAACTTTCTTAATTTTTTTAACATATCAGTACCTCCTTTTTATACTTGTCATCTTGGAATAAACAATTAAGTTCCTATAGCATCTATGGCTACAGATATAATAGTAAAACACGCCAGTTAACTATCTTTCACTTTTCTTCTGGATAATCGGACGTTTCGGCTGATGAAATATTCCCATGCATGCAGGTGGGAATCTATCTATTCCATATACAGCTTCATTTCTCATGACATGTTCTACAACCTTCAACACTTTCTTATTAACCTTCTTCATTCTTTCACCTCCTGTTTAAAAATTTTTGCTATACACAGCAAAGCTGCACATAATAT
This window encodes:
- a CDS encoding AgrD family cyclic lactone autoinducer peptide: MKKVNKKVLKVVEHVMRNEAVYGIDRFPPACMGIFHQPKRPIIQKKSER